The proteins below come from a single Papaver somniferum cultivar HN1 chromosome 11, ASM357369v1, whole genome shotgun sequence genomic window:
- the LOC113321862 gene encoding acyl-CoA-binding domain-containing protein 4-like isoform X3: protein MLDTDIWQWSELTGFGDLPSPRDFASASSIGNRKIVMYGGWDGKKWLSDVYILDTMSLEWTELSISGSVPPPRCGHTATMVEKRLLVFGGRGGGGPIMGDLWALKGIIDGENEAPGWTQLKLPGQQPSPRCGHTVTSGGHNLLLFGGHGTGGWLSRYDVYHNDCIVLDRVSVQWKRLPTSNEPPLARAYHTMTAVRSRYLLFGGFDGKSTFGELWWLVPEDDPIARRLTSPPSNNISESNTGSAQDVALQSARDSNNEESPITELFRRLKISVSPSSEFGIVDELDDKEFLEVASRLTREVVSNHERDTLIQSVRSHWVSSTPRSIPLKELGPLLRDYKRLIFRHHLGNGGSDLSPMKTGTLGEEIYQFYHTKTASQLRMGDIPKLLTEYKRLVSK from the exons ATGCTCGATACAG ATATTTGGCAATGGTCAGAACTAACTGGTTTTGGTGATTTACCCTCCCCAAGAGATTTTGCTTCTGCTTCGTCTATCGGAAATAGGAAAATTGTGAT GTATGGTGGTTGGGATGGTAAAAAGTGGTTGTCAGATGTTTATATCCTTGACAcga TGTCACTTGAGTGGACAGAGTTATCAATTTCTGGATCTGTACCACCACCTAGATGTGGGCACACAGCCACTATGGTCGAGAAGCGATTGCTTGTGTTTGGTGGTAGAG GAGGTGGCGGGCCAATCATGGGGGACTTGTGGGCTTTAAAGGGTATTATTGATGGAG AGAATGAAGCACCAGGTTGGACCCAGCTGAAGCTTCCTGGCCAACAGCCTTCTCCCCGTTGTGGCCATACAGTGACTTCTGGGGGACATAAT CTCTTATTATTTGGAGGGCATGGCACTGGTGGTTGGTTGAGTCGATATGATGTCTATCACAATGACTGCATTGTCTTAGATAGAG TGTCTGTGCAATGGAAGCGTTTACCTACCAGCAATGAACCCCCTTTAGCTCGAGCGTACCACACAATGACTGCTGTCAGGTCTCGTTATCTTTTATTTGGTGGGTTTGATGGAAAATCTACATTTGGTGAGCTGTGGTGGTTGGTTCCTGAAG ATGATCCAATTGCAAGAAGGTTGACTTCACCCCCTTCAAATAATATATCAGAAAGTAATACTGGATCTGCACAGGATGTTGCACTCCAATCGGCAAGG GATAGCAATAATGAGGAATCTCCGATTACAGAATTATTTAGAAGACTGAAAATATCAGTTTCACCTTCATCTGAGTTTGGTATCGTAGATGAATTGGATGACAAAGAATTTCTAGAAGTAGCATCAAGGTTGACCAGAGAAGTAGTATCCAACCATGAACGGGACACACTTATTCAG TCAGTGCGTAGTCACTGGGTTAGTTCTACACCAAGGTCTATACCATTAAAAGAGCTAGGCCCCTTGCTGCGAGACTACAAACGTTTGATTTTCCGCCACCACTT AGGTAATGGTGGATCCGATTTATCGCCTATGAAGACTGGGACTTTAGGAGAGGAGATTTATCAGTTTTATCACACCAAAACTGCATCTCAG ttGCGCATGGGTGATATTCCAAAGCTGTTAACCGAGTACAAGCGACTTGTATCTAAGTGA